A window of Arcobacter sp. CECT 8986 contains these coding sequences:
- a CDS encoding NADH-quinone oxidoreductase subunit NuoE family protein, translating to MSKFKYTPENEAKFQEQIKRYPNSNSMMLPALWLVQEQEGWVSPDAMIFVADKLNKTPIEIYEFATFYTMFNLKPIGTYHIELCKTLSCMVMGSRDLKKFIKDTIGIGPGETSEDGLFHFSEVECLGACGGAPMFALNGEYHENQSIDSLKKVIEECRDASKSSK from the coding sequence ATGAGTAAATTTAAATATACACCTGAAAATGAAGCAAAGTTTCAAGAACAGATAAAAAGATACCCAAATAGTAATTCGATGATGCTTCCAGCTTTATGGTTAGTACAAGAGCAAGAAGGTTGGGTAAGTCCAGATGCGATGATTTTTGTTGCAGATAAATTAAATAAAACACCAATAGAAATTTATGAATTTGCAACATTTTATACTATGTTTAATTTAAAACCAATTGGTACATATCACATAGAATTATGTAAAACTCTATCTTGTATGGTTATGGGAAGTAGAGATTTAAAGAAATTTATTAAAGATACAATTGGAATTGGTCCTGGAGAGACTAGTGAAGATGGACTTTTTCACTTTAGTGAGGTAGAATGCCTTGGAGCATGTGGGGGTGCTCCAATGTTTGCACTAAATGGAGAATATCATGAGAATCAAAGTATTGATTCTTTAAAGAAAGTAATTGAGGAGTGTAGAGATGCTAGTAAAAGTAGTAAGTAA
- a CDS encoding NADH-quinone oxidoreductase subunit D, whose protein sequence is MHKNELLINSNEIRNTISKLKNDGYSLLLDITAIDYLNYPDTTNSRFAVVYVLRDHTFKKFITVKTFVDDATLTVDTISDMFYSANWAERETYDQYGIIFKGHPNLKRVLNHHQFKGHPLRKDYPTTKRQICTETESLMDEMNPLLESYGYTKEDHEDLMFLNVGPSHPASHGTIRNFVAMEGETIKACVTEVGYLHRGFEKSCETHTYSQVIPYTDRLNYCSAILNNIGYSKAVEEMLDIEITPRAKIIRVIIGELSRIIDHLVCNAANMVDLGGLTNFWYLFTPRDKTYDLLSKLTGARLTNSYTRIGGLEFDLYDGFEKDLDEVIKEVEKGIADALSLVEHNKIFLDRTQDVGVIKEDFAISAGITGPNLRAAGVAFDLRKNAPYYGYENFEFDIVVGSHGDVYDRIMVKFEEIRQSIRIIKQAMKELPDGPLNVDDPGVFLPAKKDVYGNIEGLMNQFKLTFEGIKVPKGEYYGSTEAANGELGFHITSDGSGTPYKIKCRPPCFYSLGAYARIVEGGMLADAIVTMASMNFIAGEFDR, encoded by the coding sequence TCATTACTTTTAGATATTACTGCAATTGATTATTTAAATTATCCAGATACTACAAATAGTAGATTTGCAGTTGTTTATGTGTTAAGAGACCATACATTTAAAAAATTTATAACTGTAAAAACTTTTGTAGATGATGCAACTTTAACTGTTGATACAATATCAGATATGTTTTATAGTGCAAACTGGGCAGAAAGAGAGACTTATGACCAATATGGAATTATCTTTAAAGGTCATCCAAATTTAAAAAGAGTTTTAAATCACCACCAATTTAAAGGTCATCCTTTAAGAAAAGATTATCCAACAACAAAAAGACAAATCTGTACAGAAACAGAAAGTTTAATGGATGAGATGAATCCTTTATTAGAATCTTATGGATATACAAAAGAAGACCATGAAGATTTAATGTTTTTAAATGTTGGACCATCTCACCCAGCAAGTCATGGTACTATTAGAAATTTTGTTGCTATGGAAGGTGAAACTATAAAAGCATGTGTAACAGAAGTTGGATATTTACATAGAGGGTTTGAAAAATCGTGTGAAACACATACATATTCTCAAGTAATACCATATACAGATAGATTAAACTATTGTAGTGCAATATTAAATAATATAGGTTATTCAAAAGCTGTTGAAGAGATGTTAGATATTGAAATAACACCAAGAGCTAAAATAATTAGAGTAATTATTGGTGAGTTAAGTAGAATTATTGACCACTTAGTTTGTAATGCTGCAAACATGGTTGACCTTGGTGGGTTAACAAACTTTTGGTACTTATTTACACCAAGAGATAAAACTTATGATTTATTATCAAAATTAACTGGTGCTAGATTAACTAACTCATATACAAGAATCGGTGGATTAGAATTTGATTTATACGATGGGTTTGAAAAAGATTTAGATGAAGTTATAAAAGAAGTAGAAAAAGGTATTGCAGATGCTTTATCTTTAGTAGAACATAATAAAATTTTCCTAGATAGAACTCAAGATGTAGGTGTAATTAAAGAAGACTTTGCAATTAGCGCAGGTATAACTGGTCCTAACTTAAGAGCAGCTGGAGTTGCTTTTGATTTAAGAAAAAATGCACCTTACTATGGATATGAAAACTTTGAATTTGATATTGTTGTTGGAAGTCATGGAGATGTTTATGACAGAATAATGGTTAAATTTGAAGAGATAAGACAATCAATTAGAATTATAAAACAAGCGATGAAAGAACTTCCAGATGGTCCATTAAATGTTGATGACCCAGGTGTATTTTTACCTGCGAAAAAAGATGTTTATGGAAATATCGAAGGTTTAATGAATCAATTTAAATTAACTTTTGAAGGAATAAAAGTTCCTAAAGGTGAATATTATGGATCAACAGAAGCTGCAAATGGTGAACTAGGTTTCCATATTACAAGTGATGGTTCAGGTACACCTTATAAAATAAAATGTAGACCACCATGTTTTTATTCATTAGGTGCTTATGCAAGAATCGTTGAAGGTGGAATGTTAGCTGATGCTATTGTAACAATGGCAAGTATGAACTTTATTGCAGGGGAGTTTGATAGATAA
- the nuoF gene encoding NADH-quinone oxidoreductase subunit NuoF: MLVKVVSKNFDIPNSHKLEVAKANGRYSSIEKLFSMQPDDVTDQVTKSGLRGKGGGGAPCGPKWKLMPKDDPRPAYLIVNGDESEPGTFKDRQIFQYDPHLLIEGIICSSYAINAHDAYIYVRGEYKWFIDRLNEAIKEAYDAGIIGEKVMGHDYRMDITVHRGGGAYICGEKSALIESLEGKRGHPRLKPHGKECEWFFDNPATVNNVETIATVPFIVENGYEAYTAYGTEKSPGTMLFAMSGPVKNPGVYELAFGNKMIDVINQIGGGMQDGKKLKAVIPGGSSCPILTASEVEKAVLDYESMWDIGSTLGTGGMMIIDDSMNMVDVAKNLIEFYHHESCGQCTPCREGCGWIDKILAKVLAGEGTKKDLETILDVCDTMNGKTICVFAPAVKDIIKSILIKFEDEFIKEIK, encoded by the coding sequence ATGCTAGTAAAAGTAGTAAGTAAAAATTTCGATATTCCTAATTCACATAAATTAGAAGTAGCAAAAGCTAATGGAAGATATTCTTCAATAGAAAAACTTTTTTCAATGCAACCTGATGATGTTACGGATCAAGTTACAAAATCAGGATTAAGAGGAAAAGGTGGAGGTGGTGCTCCATGTGGACCAAAATGGAAATTAATGCCAAAAGATGACCCAAGACCTGCATACTTAATTGTAAATGGTGATGAGTCAGAACCAGGTACATTTAAAGATAGACAAATTTTTCAGTACGATCCACATCTTTTAATAGAAGGAATTATTTGCTCTTCTTATGCAATTAATGCACATGATGCATATATCTATGTAAGAGGTGAATATAAATGGTTCATCGATAGATTAAATGAAGCGATAAAAGAAGCATATGATGCTGGTATTATTGGTGAAAAAGTAATGGGACATGATTATAGAATGGACATTACTGTTCATAGAGGTGGTGGAGCTTATATTTGTGGTGAGAAATCTGCATTAATTGAGTCTTTAGAAGGTAAACGAGGACATCCTAGATTAAAACCTCATGGAAAAGAGTGTGAATGGTTCTTTGATAATCCAGCGACTGTAAATAATGTAGAAACTATTGCAACAGTTCCTTTTATTGTTGAAAATGGTTACGAAGCATACACAGCGTATGGAACTGAAAAATCACCAGGAACAATGCTATTTGCGATGAGTGGACCAGTAAAAAATCCTGGAGTTTATGAATTAGCCTTTGGAAACAAAATGATTGATGTTATTAATCAAATTGGTGGAGGGATGCAAGATGGAAAGAAATTGAAAGCTGTAATCCCTGGAGGTTCTTCATGCCCAATTTTAACTGCAAGCGAAGTTGAAAAAGCAGTTCTTGATTATGAATCAATGTGGGATATAGGTTCAACACTTGGAACAGGAGGTATGATGATTATAGATGATAGTATGAATATGGTTGATGTTGCTAAAAACTTAATCGAATTCTATCATCATGAATCATGTGGACAATGTACTCCATGTCGAGAGGGTTGTGGTTGGATAGATAAAATACTTGCAAAAGTATTAGCTGGCGAAGGTACTAAAAAAGATTTAGAAACAATTTTGGATGTATGTGACACAATGAACGGTAAGACAATCTGCGTGTTTGCACCAGCTGTTAAAGATATTATAAAAAGTATTCTAATCAAATTTGAAGACGAATTTATAAAAGAAATTAAATAA
- a CDS encoding 2Fe-2S iron-sulfur cluster-binding protein → MSEMVKISVNGEELEAPKGGLLIDTLLDEKIHIPHFCYHQALGKDGNCRMCMVEIEGQKRPQIACDTPVKDGMIVRTKGENIEKVRKDILELELINHPIDCPTCDQAGECKLQDYYMQSGFYESRVNVDSKNHARKRVDLGANVMLDQERCVLCTRCVRFCSDITGTNELGVINRADHSVIGTFPGRPLSNPYAMNVVDLCPVGALTSKDFRFKQRVWFLETFDAICKGCSKGCNIHVDHRKEKYKDDQIFRFRPRVNNSVNGHFICDEGRLSYHDENKNRFLTPIVDSKESTLENSLAAMFKLVATNDNILFVVSPNLSCEELQNINSLASLTNSKISGYSPNYIDNSFGDDYLRKSDRSANRAAFKEYNISDDEKDFNDKLNNASLVVVFDNNYFDENLSLLDNKKVITCFSHNCLSLGKSNVAIPVSSFYEKSGTYINCDGIKQKVVSKMSKENPALSVTSLLEELKSMVEKGNI, encoded by the coding sequence ATGAGTGAAATGGTAAAAATATCAGTAAATGGTGAAGAATTAGAGGCTCCAAAAGGGGGGCTTCTAATTGATACTTTATTAGATGAGAAAATACATATTCCTCATTTTTGCTATCACCAAGCACTTGGGAAAGATGGAAACTGTAGAATGTGCATGGTTGAAATAGAGGGTCAAAAAAGACCTCAAATTGCATGTGATACACCTGTTAAAGATGGTATGATTGTAAGAACAAAAGGTGAAAATATTGAAAAAGTTCGAAAAGATATTTTAGAACTTGAGCTAATAAATCACCCTATTGATTGTCCTACTTGTGACCAAGCAGGAGAGTGTAAACTACAAGATTATTATATGCAATCAGGTTTCTATGAATCAAGAGTGAATGTTGATAGTAAAAATCATGCTAGAAAAAGAGTTGATCTTGGTGCAAATGTAATGTTAGACCAAGAGAGATGTGTATTATGTACAAGATGCGTAAGATTCTGTTCTGATATCACAGGAACAAATGAGCTTGGAGTAATAAATAGAGCAGATCATTCTGTAATTGGAACTTTTCCAGGAAGACCTTTATCTAACCCTTATGCTATGAATGTTGTTGACTTGTGTCCTGTTGGGGCATTAACAAGTAAAGACTTCAGATTCAAACAAAGAGTATGGTTTTTAGAGACTTTTGATGCTATTTGTAAAGGTTGTTCAAAAGGTTGTAATATCCATGTTGATCACAGAAAAGAGAAATATAAAGATGACCAAATTTTTAGATTTAGACCAAGAGTAAATAACTCTGTAAATGGACATTTTATCTGTGATGAGGGAAGATTATCTTACCATGATGAAAATAAAAATAGATTTTTAACTCCAATAGTAGATTCTAAAGAATCAACATTAGAAAATTCATTAGCTGCAATGTTTAAATTAGTAGCTACTAATGATAATATATTATTTGTTGTTAGTCCAAACTTATCTTGTGAAGAACTACAAAATATTAATTCTCTTGCATCTTTAACAAACTCAAAAATTTCTGGATATTCTCCAAACTATATTGATAACTCATTTGGTGATGATTATTTAAGAAAAAGTGATAGAAGTGCTAATAGAGCTGCTTTTAAAGAGTATAACATTAGTGATGATGAAAAAGATTTTAATGATAAGTTAAATAATGCTTCTTTAGTTGTTGTTTTTGATAATAACTATTTTGATGAGAATTTATCATTACTTGATAATAAAAAAGTAATAACATGTTTTTCTCATAACTGTTTATCGCTTGGAAAATCAAATGTTGCAATTCCAGTTTCATCTTTTTATGAAAAGAGTGGAACTTACATAAACTGTGATGGTATAAAACAAAAAGTTGTATCTAAAATGAGTAAAGAAAATCCAGCTTTAAGTGTTACTTCTTTATTAGAAGAATTAAAAAGTATGGTTGAAAAAGGAAATATATGA
- a CDS encoding citrate synthase — protein sequence MAKNTMTLTDNRTGTSYEYNIIDGTRGPSVVDIRTFYKDSGMFTYDPGYTSTASCESKITFIDGENSELRYRGYDITELAGKRSYLDVSYLLMMGRLPSEEESKNFDLEIRHRSFLNEGIIRLFDALPDGAHPMATMGAATTALSAFYKDHLHLEDEEEFKTMRRRILAKMPTIAAMAYRNSIGTPLIYPDVNRYFTENFLYMLRSYPGGKMKYLGNGLNDEIKQVEVDALDAILTLHADHEQNASTTTVRNVGSTEAHPYVAISSGIAALWGSAHGGANEKVMDQLKLIGDVKNVPEYIARAKDKNDPFRLMGFGHRVYKNRDPRAETLKKLQDQLKEELNLDSKLLDIAHAVEEAALSDDYFKERGLYPNIDFYSGVILTALKIPVAMFTPIFVIGRIPGWISQWSELKQDPSHKIARPRQLYTGN from the coding sequence ATGGCAAAAAATACAATGACATTAACTGATAATAGAACTGGTACTTCTTATGAATATAACATTATTGATGGAACAAGAGGACCAAGTGTTGTAGATATTAGAACATTCTATAAAGATTCAGGTATGTTTACGTATGACCCAGGTTATACTTCAACTGCATCTTGTGAGTCTAAAATTACATTTATTGATGGTGAAAATTCTGAATTAAGATATAGAGGATATGATATTACAGAACTTGCTGGAAAAAGATCATACCTTGACGTTTCTTATTTATTAATGATGGGAAGATTACCATCAGAAGAAGAATCAAAAAACTTTGATTTAGAAATAAGACATAGATCATTTTTAAATGAAGGCATTATTAGATTATTTGATGCATTACCAGATGGAGCTCATCCAATGGCTACAATGGGTGCAGCAACTACTGCTTTATCTGCATTTTATAAAGACCACTTACATTTAGAAGATGAAGAAGAATTTAAAACAATGAGAAGAAGAATTTTAGCAAAAATGCCTACTATTGCAGCAATGGCATATAGAAATTCAATTGGAACTCCACTGATTTATCCAGATGTAAATAGATACTTTACTGAAAACTTCTTATATATGTTAAGATCTTATCCAGGTGGAAAAATGAAATACCTTGGAAATGGATTAAATGACGAAATCAAACAAGTAGAAGTTGATGCACTTGATGCAATCTTAACTCTACATGCAGACCATGAACAAAATGCTTCTACAACTACTGTTAGAAACGTAGGTTCAACTGAAGCTCATCCTTATGTAGCTATCTCTTCTGGTATTGCAGCATTATGGGGAAGTGCACACGGTGGTGCAAATGAAAAAGTAATGGATCAATTAAAATTAATTGGTGATGTTAAAAATGTACCAGAATATATTGCAAGAGCAAAAGATAAAAATGATCCATTTAGACTTATGGGATTTGGACATAGAGTTTATAAAAATAGAGACCCAAGAGCTGAAACTCTTAAAAAATTACAAGACCAATTAAAAGAAGAGTTAAATCTTGATTCTAAATTATTAGATATCGCTCATGCAGTTGAAGAAGCAGCATTAAGTGATGATTACTTTAAAGAAAGAGGACTATATCCAAATATTGACTTCTATTCTGGTGTTATTTTAACTGCATTAAAAATTCCAGTTGCTATGTTTACACCAATTTTTGTGATTGGAAGAATTCCAGGATGGATTTCTCAATGGTCAGAATTAAAACAAGATCCTTCACATAAAATTGCAAGACCAAGACAATTATATACAGGTAACTAA